One Corynebacterium efficiens YS-314 DNA segment encodes these proteins:
- a CDS encoding alpha/beta hydrolase produces the protein MSVFSRAGAVSHKLLALLVALATAAGLMVVGTGTAQAANRDWLRPDSTGHCDWDGVGYWVQRCDVYSPAMGRNIAVQIQPAQRGGNAGLYLLDGMRATTWSNAWLVDTNAAALYAPHNITLVMPVGGAGSFYADWNHPATLSSAEPVVYMWETFLTAELPAYLEQHFGVARNNNSVAGLSMGGTAALNLAAKHPGQFRQAMSYSGYLTTTAPGMQTMLRLAMLDTGGFNVNAMYGSVINPRRFENDPFWNMGGLRGKDVYVSAASGLWGPQDNGTRVDHRINGSVLEAVSLATTRAWEAKARAEGLNVTADYPNTGIHSWAQFSSQLHKTRDRVLNVMNAW, from the coding sequence ATGTCCGTATTTTCGCGTGCCGGCGCGGTGAGCCACAAGCTCCTCGCCCTGCTGGTAGCACTCGCAACCGCGGCTGGTCTCATGGTCGTTGGTACCGGTACCGCCCAGGCGGCCAACCGTGACTGGCTGCGCCCTGATTCCACAGGCCACTGCGACTGGGACGGTGTGGGCTACTGGGTGCAGCGCTGTGATGTCTACTCGCCCGCCATGGGCCGTAACATCGCGGTGCAGATCCAGCCCGCGCAGCGTGGTGGTAATGCCGGCCTCTACCTGCTGGACGGAATGCGTGCCACCACCTGGTCCAACGCCTGGCTGGTGGACACCAACGCGGCAGCCCTCTACGCCCCGCACAACATCACTCTCGTGATGCCGGTTGGTGGCGCCGGTTCCTTCTACGCGGACTGGAACCACCCGGCAACCCTGTCCTCCGCTGAACCGGTTGTCTACATGTGGGAGACCTTCCTCACCGCTGAGCTCCCGGCCTATCTCGAACAGCACTTCGGTGTGGCCCGGAACAACAATTCCGTCGCCGGTCTGTCCATGGGTGGCACCGCCGCGCTGAACCTGGCGGCCAAGCACCCGGGCCAGTTCCGCCAGGCCATGTCCTACTCCGGCTACCTCACCACCACGGCACCGGGCATGCAGACCATGCTCCGTCTGGCCATGCTGGACACTGGTGGGTTCAACGTCAACGCCATGTATGGCTCCGTGATCAACCCACGCCGCTTCGAAAACGATCCGTTCTGGAACATGGGTGGACTGCGCGGCAAGGACGTCTACGTCTCCGCGGCCTCCGGCCTGTGGGGCCCCCAGGACAACGGCACCCGGGTGGACCACCGCATCAACGGCTCCGTCCTGGAGGCAGTCTCCCTGGCCACCACCCGCGCGTGGGAGGCCAAGGCCCGGGCAGAGGGACTCAACGTCACCGCTGACTACCCCAACACCGGTATCCACTCCTGGGCCCAGTTCAGCTCACAGCTGCACAAGACCAGGGACCGCGTTCTCAACGTCATGAACGCCTGGTAG
- the zomB gene encoding flagellar motor control protein ZomB, translated as MTLTTPRPESGASTGSTRAPRQAPNITLVTTILATLTAGVFAFWAGWTRRWISDDGLIVLRTVRNLLAGNGPVFNAGERVEANTSTLWQYLIYVWALVSDMRLEDIALWLAILFTTGAAMIGVLGTAHLHRNRMVVLLPAGVIGYFSLSPARDFATSGLEWGLALFWIAVWWLLLVLWATSGPASKGRRATDRFHAGAITYVLAFWAGLSWLIRPELALYGGLTGVLLLVTAPSWRVMLGIIAVALPVPGGYQIFRMGYYGLLVPHTAVAKSATDSMWGTGWEYVLNFTGPYNLWLGLVLLIAAGVVTVSRLQRTAFRRPTRLDLRTPAVVIALVVLCAFLHILYVIRVGGDFMHARMLLPPLFALLLPMAVIPISVVDRTWRDLAAGALVVAVWIWSTVVYINGHDWENDGGDVVDEREFWIDFTNRDEDNPPMYAEDFLGVEFMENYVEVMQTQTLVNPTGQQLAIKTPEGGNDWITTPRMEGEEAGDLAYLPPTVFMVNLGMTSMNAPLDVRVTDLIGLATPLAARQPRIEGGRIGHDKLMDLEWQVAESATPLANTPGWIDPEKTAQARQALRHPDLVELFEAYREPMSFQRFVSNIKHALTDGRTLEISDDPADLLKNSAETPTASPQDLPTIAWPVEIQLDEPRGEPLYASPKATERSR; from the coding sequence ATGACGTTAACCACCCCACGTCCGGAATCTGGTGCTTCGACGGGATCCACCAGAGCTCCGAGGCAGGCTCCCAACATCACTCTCGTCACGACGATCCTGGCCACGCTGACCGCGGGTGTCTTTGCGTTCTGGGCGGGGTGGACCCGCAGGTGGATCAGTGATGATGGCCTGATTGTGCTGCGGACTGTCCGCAATCTCCTGGCGGGCAACGGTCCGGTGTTCAATGCCGGTGAGCGTGTGGAGGCCAACACCTCCACCCTGTGGCAGTACCTCATCTATGTGTGGGCGCTGGTCTCTGACATGCGCCTGGAGGATATCGCCCTGTGGTTGGCGATCCTGTTCACCACGGGTGCGGCGATGATCGGTGTGCTGGGTACCGCGCATCTGCACCGCAACCGGATGGTTGTTCTGCTGCCGGCGGGTGTCATCGGGTATTTCAGTCTGTCGCCGGCGCGTGATTTCGCCACGTCGGGTCTGGAGTGGGGTCTGGCGCTGTTCTGGATCGCGGTGTGGTGGCTGCTGTTGGTGTTGTGGGCGACGTCGGGGCCGGCGTCGAAGGGGCGCCGGGCCACGGATCGTTTCCATGCCGGGGCGATCACGTATGTGCTGGCGTTCTGGGCGGGTCTGAGTTGGTTGATCCGCCCTGAGCTCGCGCTGTATGGCGGGCTCACCGGGGTCCTGTTGTTGGTGACTGCGCCGTCGTGGCGCGTGATGCTGGGGATCATCGCTGTCGCGTTGCCGGTGCCGGGTGGGTATCAGATCTTCCGCATGGGTTATTACGGCCTGCTCGTGCCGCATACCGCGGTGGCGAAGTCGGCGACGGATTCGATGTGGGGGACCGGTTGGGAGTATGTGCTCAACTTCACCGGCCCCTACAACCTCTGGCTGGGGCTGGTGTTGCTCATCGCGGCCGGGGTGGTCACGGTGTCGCGTCTGCAACGCACTGCTTTTCGACGCCCCACCCGCCTCGATTTGCGTACCCCCGCCGTGGTGATCGCCCTGGTTGTCCTCTGTGCGTTCCTCCACATCCTCTACGTCATCCGTGTGGGCGGCGACTTCATGCACGCCCGCATGCTCCTGCCACCGCTGTTCGCTCTGCTGCTGCCGATGGCGGTCATCCCCATCAGCGTGGTTGACCGCACCTGGAGGGACCTGGCGGCCGGTGCGCTCGTGGTGGCGGTGTGGATCTGGTCCACGGTGGTCTACATCAACGGCCATGACTGGGAGAACGATGGTGGTGACGTCGTGGATGAGCGTGAGTTCTGGATTGATTTCACCAACCGCGATGAGGACAACCCGCCGATGTACGCGGAGGACTTCCTCGGGGTGGAGTTCATGGAGAACTATGTGGAGGTGATGCAGACACAGACGCTAGTGAATCCGACGGGTCAGCAGCTGGCGATCAAGACCCCGGAGGGCGGCAACGACTGGATCACCACCCCGCGCATGGAGGGGGAGGAGGCCGGTGACCTCGCCTACCTCCCGCCGACCGTGTTCATGGTGAACCTGGGTATGACATCCATGAATGCCCCTCTTGATGTGCGTGTTACCGACCTGATCGGTCTGGCCACCCCGCTGGCGGCCCGCCAGCCCCGTATCGAGGGTGGACGAATCGGCCATGACAAACTCATGGACCTGGAGTGGCAGGTGGCTGAATCCGCCACCCCGCTGGCCAACACCCCGGGTTGGATCGACCCGGAGAAGACCGCCCAGGCCCGCCAGGCGCTGCGTCACCCGGATCTGGTGGAGCTGTTCGAGGCCTACCGCGAACCGATGTCCTTCCAACGTTTTGTGAGCAACATCAAACACGCCCTCACCGACGGGCGAACATTAGAAATTTCTGATGATCCGGCGGATCTTCTGAAAAATTCTGCAGAAACCCCGACCGCATCCCCGCAGGATCTCCCGACGATCGCCTGGCCAGTGGAAATACAGCTTGACGAGCCCCGTGGCGAACCCCTCTACGCTTCCCCCAAGGCAACGGAAAGGTCACGGTAG
- a CDS encoding decaprenyl-phosphate phosphoribosyltransferase yields MSDKITVPGGSHPAEHPERQHDYLGSEPHTSALVTDGKKRQPPKNLADGMIKALRPKQWVKNVLVLAAPLAAGADAIFNQRTLLDVALAFIVFCFAASSIYLVNDARDVEADRAHPTKRFRPIAAGVLPIGLAYAMAVVLIIAALGLSLLATDGTALAAVVGVYIALQLGYCFGWKHQPVIDIALVSSGFMLRAMAGGVAAGIELSQWFLLVAAFGSLFMASGKRYSEILLAERTGAKIRKSLESYTPTYLRFVWTMAATAVVISYSLWGFDLSQASDDAGPWYQISMVPFTVAILRYAAGVDTGDGGAPDEVALSDRVLQILAVAWLVCIVIAVYIMPML; encoded by the coding sequence GTGAGTGACAAGATAACCGTCCCGGGTGGCAGTCATCCCGCCGAGCACCCGGAACGTCAACATGACTACCTGGGTTCCGAGCCGCACACCTCGGCACTGGTCACCGACGGCAAGAAACGACAGCCGCCGAAGAACCTCGCCGATGGCATGATCAAGGCGCTGCGCCCCAAGCAGTGGGTCAAGAACGTCCTCGTGCTCGCCGCGCCACTCGCCGCGGGTGCCGACGCCATCTTCAACCAGCGCACGCTTCTCGACGTCGCCCTCGCCTTCATCGTCTTCTGCTTCGCGGCCTCCTCCATCTACCTGGTCAACGACGCCCGTGACGTCGAAGCCGACCGCGCCCACCCCACCAAGCGCTTCCGCCCGATCGCCGCGGGTGTCCTGCCCATCGGCCTCGCCTACGCCATGGCCGTGGTCCTCATCATCGCCGCCCTTGGGCTGTCCCTCCTGGCTACCGACGGCACCGCCCTCGCCGCCGTGGTCGGTGTGTACATCGCACTGCAGCTGGGTTACTGCTTCGGCTGGAAACACCAGCCGGTCATCGACATCGCGCTGGTCTCCTCCGGTTTCATGCTCCGCGCCATGGCCGGCGGTGTCGCCGCGGGCATCGAACTGTCCCAGTGGTTCCTGCTGGTCGCGGCCTTCGGCTCCCTGTTCATGGCCTCCGGTAAGCGCTACTCCGAGATCCTCCTCGCGGAGCGCACCGGCGCCAAGATCCGCAAATCCCTCGAGAGCTACACTCCCACCTACCTGCGCTTCGTCTGGACCATGGCCGCGACCGCAGTGGTTATCTCCTACTCCCTGTGGGGTTTCGACCTCTCCCAGGCCTCCGACGACGCCGGCCCCTGGTACCAGATCTCCATGGTGCCGTTCACCGTGGCCATCCTCCGCTACGCCGCTGGTGTGGACACCGGCGACGGTGGCGCCCCCGACGAAGTCGCCCTCAGCGACCGTGTCCTGCAGATCCTCGCCGTTGCCTGGCTGGTCTGCATCGTGATCGCCGTCTACATCATGCCGATGCTGTAG
- a CDS encoding phosphatase PAP2 family protein, which produces MSSREVEILLGIQKALLPVPGVVKTATSLSLLGEHAAGWLTLGAAGVVVDKRRRRSWGGLFVAALTSHAASVIIKRIVRRKRPHDALIQIGVGTPSKLSFPSSHATSTTATMVYLARITRSPLPLLGIPVMALSRMVLGVHYPTDVLAGTILGAATAEAVHKIERATA; this is translated from the coding sequence ATGAGCAGTAGAGAAGTAGAGATCCTGCTGGGGATCCAGAAGGCACTCCTGCCGGTGCCGGGTGTGGTCAAGACCGCCACAAGCCTGAGCCTGCTCGGTGAGCATGCCGCAGGGTGGCTGACGCTCGGGGCGGCGGGGGTGGTCGTCGACAAGCGTCGCCGTCGTTCCTGGGGCGGGTTGTTCGTCGCGGCGCTGACCAGTCACGCCGCCTCGGTGATCATCAAACGCATCGTGCGGCGCAAACGCCCCCACGACGCCCTGATCCAGATCGGGGTGGGCACCCCCTCGAAGCTGAGCTTCCCCTCCTCTCATGCCACCTCAACCACCGCGACGATGGTGTACCTGGCTCGCATCACCCGATCCCCCCTGCCTCTGTTGGGCATTCCTGTGATGGCGTTGTCGCGTATGGTTCTCGGTGTCCACTACCCAACTGATGTGCTCGCAGGCACGATTCTGGGCGCGGCCACCGCCGAAGCCGTCCACAAGATTGAAAGGGCAACCGCGTGA
- a CDS encoding glycosyltransferase, with product MSTTNLAVEQLQRVLLPRRGEPADVRSLYLLEADINKERLEWDDRFSVSVPAGAEVSFQTYFNAFPASYWRRWSQLDSVVLKLQITGEARVDLYRSKIDGARIGIDGAVIKDDTVEFEISLAPFEDGGWIWFDLTAETDAKIVEAGWYAPFAPRAQIMPDGSEVGPFEPRVTIGIPTFNRPADAVAALEALASDPAVDAVIDAVLMPDQGNKHPADEPGYQAATEAFGDRFFEFRQGNLGGSGGYSRIMFEALGGVDGTGEAGASKSPYILYMDDDIAIEPDSVLRALQAARYAKSPMLIGGQMLNLQERSHLHSMGEVVGRHDFMWTSAPHVHYDHDFSKHPLSDRGNYDDDPDAPNSRDLHRRIDVDYNGWWMCMIPRVVAEKIGQPLPLFIKWDDAEYGLRAGAAGFPTATWPGIAIWHMAWSDKDDAIDWQAYFHLRNRLIVAAMNHDGPVDGIIRSMQKATFKHLLCLEYSTVAIQNEAMKDFLAGPEQLFDILETSLPRIAAIRKTYPDAVMLPSAAELPGPTGAPGVPTKDIGGRLAPLKKAVWLAKGLKHTLSRENKAHHEVPQANFAPIEARWFSLSRVDGATVTTADGRGVVYRKRDREQAKELGREALRLQKQVAERFDELRTRYRHAHPGLVSRESWGKVFNEQ from the coding sequence ATGAGCACAACCAACCTGGCGGTTGAGCAGCTGCAGCGCGTGCTCCTGCCGAGGCGAGGCGAGCCAGCCGATGTCAGGTCCCTGTACCTGCTTGAAGCTGACATTAATAAGGAACGGCTGGAATGGGACGACCGTTTCAGTGTGTCCGTGCCCGCCGGTGCTGAGGTGTCTTTCCAGACCTACTTCAACGCATTCCCCGCAAGCTACTGGAGGCGCTGGTCACAGCTGGATTCGGTGGTCCTCAAACTGCAGATCACCGGTGAGGCCCGCGTGGATCTCTACCGCTCCAAGATCGACGGTGCCCGCATCGGCATCGACGGCGCGGTGATCAAGGATGACACCGTCGAATTCGAGATCTCGCTGGCGCCCTTCGAGGATGGCGGCTGGATCTGGTTCGATCTCACCGCCGAAACCGACGCGAAGATCGTGGAGGCCGGCTGGTACGCACCCTTCGCGCCCCGGGCGCAGATCATGCCCGACGGCAGCGAGGTCGGCCCCTTCGAACCGCGTGTCACCATCGGCATCCCCACCTTCAACCGCCCGGCCGACGCTGTCGCCGCACTGGAGGCACTTGCCTCCGACCCGGCCGTGGATGCCGTCATCGACGCGGTGCTCATGCCCGACCAGGGCAACAAGCATCCGGCCGATGAGCCCGGTTACCAGGCCGCCACGGAGGCCTTCGGCGACCGTTTCTTCGAGTTCCGCCAGGGCAACCTCGGTGGTTCCGGCGGTTATTCCCGCATCATGTTCGAGGCCCTCGGTGGCGTGGATGGCACGGGGGAGGCGGGCGCCAGCAAGAGTCCCTACATCCTCTACATGGATGATGACATCGCCATCGAGCCGGATTCCGTCCTGCGTGCCCTGCAGGCCGCCCGTTATGCCAAGTCGCCGATGCTCATCGGTGGTCAGATGCTCAACCTCCAGGAACGCAGCCACCTGCACTCCATGGGCGAGGTGGTCGGTCGCCATGACTTCATGTGGACCTCCGCCCCGCATGTGCACTATGACCATGACTTCTCCAAGCACCCGCTGTCCGACCGCGGCAACTACGACGACGACCCGGACGCCCCCAACTCCCGCGACCTGCACCGGCGTATCGACGTCGATTACAACGGCTGGTGGATGTGCATGATCCCCCGCGTGGTCGCCGAGAAGATCGGCCAGCCACTGCCACTGTTCATCAAATGGGACGACGCCGAATACGGCCTGCGCGCCGGGGCGGCAGGGTTCCCCACCGCCACCTGGCCCGGCATCGCCATCTGGCACATGGCCTGGTCCGACAAGGACGACGCCATCGACTGGCAGGCCTACTTCCACCTGCGTAACCGCCTCATCGTGGCTGCCATGAACCACGACGGCCCCGTCGACGGCATCATCCGCTCCATGCAGAAGGCCACCTTCAAGCACCTGCTGTGCCTGGAGTACTCCACCGTGGCCATCCAGAACGAGGCCATGAAGGACTTCCTCGCTGGCCCTGAGCAGCTCTTCGACATCCTCGAGACCTCCTTGCCGCGCATCGCCGCGATCCGCAAGACCTACCCCGATGCCGTCATGCTGCCCAGCGCCGCCGAGCTGCCCGGCCCCACCGGCGCGCCGGGTGTACCCACCAAGGACATCGGTGGCCGCCTGGCCCCTCTCAAGAAGGCTGTGTGGCTGGCCAAGGGGCTCAAGCACACCCTGTCCCGGGAGAACAAGGCCCACCACGAGGTGCCCCAGGCCAACTTCGCGCCGATCGAGGCCCGCTGGTTCAGCCTCTCGCGTGTCGACGGCGCCACCGTCACCACCGCCGACGGCCGCGGGGTGGTCTACCGCAAGCGCGACCGCGAACAGGCCAAGGAGCTGGGCAGGGAGGCCCTGCGCCTGCAGAAGCAGGTGGCAGAGCGTTTCGACGAACTGCGCACCCGCTACCGCCACGCACATCCCGGGCTGGTCAGCCGCGAATCATGGGGCAAGGTGTTCAATGAGCAGTAG
- a CDS encoding MFS transporter has protein sequence MDIRTLIDTRAMTRYQWFIIAIATFLNAMDGYDILAMAFTANSVATEFGLSGAQLGLLISLGFIGMGIGSLSFGPLGDRLGRRPILLAALTLDGIGLLWSGVAGSATELGLARLLTGIGVGGVLTVVTVITSEYSNKRNRGMAISIYAAGYGVGATLGGLLAAQLIPTTGWRGVFLAGAALSAVGIAAVWAFIPESFDYLRTRGDLPRARQIAVRLGIREEVTFPSAPASAAFPRRGLPAVLSPALLRNTLRLWGAFALITIGFQVASSWTPKLLEDAGMSAQQSIVGGLLLTLGGSFGSLIYGWLTTRFSAQGTLIAFSLGSAVLLVGFISSIPLPALAFTLGVLTGMLLNGCIAGLYSIAPQIYPAGMRTTGVGVALGVGRVGAILAPLGVGVLIDAGISSLHIYLAVGCIMLLGATTLRGITLHRETTVVIAEPALVEK, from the coding sequence ATGGATATCAGAACACTCATCGATACCCGGGCGATGACCCGGTATCAGTGGTTCATCATCGCCATCGCCACATTCCTCAACGCCATGGACGGGTATGACATCCTCGCCATGGCCTTCACCGCCAACTCCGTGGCCACTGAATTCGGATTGAGCGGTGCCCAGCTCGGTCTGCTGATCAGTCTCGGTTTCATCGGCATGGGCATCGGCTCCCTCTCCTTCGGTCCCCTGGGTGACCGCCTGGGCCGACGCCCGATCCTCCTGGCCGCGCTCACCCTTGACGGCATCGGTCTGCTGTGGTCGGGTGTCGCCGGTTCCGCCACGGAACTGGGCCTGGCCCGCCTGCTCACCGGCATCGGCGTGGGCGGGGTGCTGACCGTGGTCACCGTGATCACCAGCGAATACTCCAACAAACGCAACCGCGGCATGGCGATCAGCATCTACGCCGCCGGGTACGGCGTGGGTGCCACCCTGGGTGGTTTACTGGCCGCCCAGCTCATCCCCACCACCGGCTGGCGTGGGGTCTTCCTCGCCGGGGCCGCGCTCAGCGCCGTCGGTATCGCCGCGGTCTGGGCGTTCATCCCCGAATCCTTCGACTACCTCCGCACCCGCGGCGATCTCCCCCGCGCCCGGCAGATCGCGGTGCGCCTCGGTATCAGGGAGGAGGTCACGTTCCCGAGCGCCCCTGCATCTGCGGCCTTCCCCCGGCGTGGCCTACCGGCGGTGCTCAGCCCGGCACTCCTGCGCAACACCCTGCGGCTGTGGGGCGCGTTCGCGCTGATCACCATCGGTTTCCAGGTGGCCTCCTCGTGGACCCCGAAACTACTGGAGGATGCGGGCATGTCCGCCCAGCAGTCCATCGTGGGTGGCCTGCTGCTCACCCTGGGTGGCTCCTTCGGCTCCCTCATCTACGGGTGGCTGACCACGAGGTTCAGCGCACAGGGTACGCTCATCGCCTTCAGTCTCGGCTCGGCGGTGCTGCTGGTGGGGTTCATCTCGAGCATTCCGCTGCCAGCGCTCGCCTTCACCCTCGGCGTGCTCACCGGCATGCTGCTCAACGGTTGCATCGCGGGCCTGTACTCGATCGCGCCGCAGATCTACCCCGCGGGCATGCGCACCACGGGCGTGGGGGTGGCGCTCGGTGTGGGGCGGGTCGGTGCGATCCTGGCACCGTTGGGCGTCGGGGTGCTTATCGACGCCGGAATCTCCTCGCTCCACATCTATCTCGCCGTCGGCTGCATCATGCTCCTGGGCGCAACCACCCTGCGCGGCATCACCCTGCACCGGGAGACCACCGTGGTCATTGCTGAACCCGCGCTGGTGGAGAAATGA
- a CDS encoding DUF5129 domain-containing protein encodes MTARLLPRVAAGVAAGTLLFLPAASLAYAQTTLTDLNVTVMDYAEEISAEDEQWLITATPDIDFPEVVQNVRYITLEGGSDSINDDLEELLRAEHPDWIQEDSFAPGEVIIAVGFDPNTMGVYAGNDVAAELGVAEPERYSGINDAMRPVLQEGRTAVAMYTGAQSVADTSVVTVPEETNWWVVGGVVGGIAAAGAGAVGVGVAASRKNKAKKARENFDYAQKHYGQTAQQLDGINIRAHSLTSPLADDELRRQWDDVHTRFLEVNDSFGSFGDLSASSDDKAFLAHADELEKVSTTVTQMETAQKNIDTLYDMEHGDEGVRRRELTRLREDIQEARLEINDKDSVLDDTLRELITRIEGMSTASPTFMDEYARVIRDYGAALTGVENHMEQVKRTEHATPTIYDNDWRVGTGYNSFVPFYMISTWHAADVSAASAASSSSGSSSSTFSSGFSGAGGGSSW; translated from the coding sequence ATGACTGCACGCCTGCTCCCCCGGGTCGCCGCCGGTGTGGCCGCCGGGACCCTGTTGTTCCTCCCCGCTGCCTCCCTTGCCTACGCCCAGACCACCCTCACCGATCTCAATGTCACCGTGATGGACTATGCCGAGGAGATCTCGGCGGAGGATGAACAGTGGCTGATCACCGCCACCCCGGATATCGACTTCCCCGAGGTGGTGCAAAACGTCCGCTACATCACCCTCGAGGGCGGCTCCGACAGCATCAATGATGACCTGGAGGAGCTGTTGCGTGCCGAGCACCCGGACTGGATCCAGGAGGATTCCTTCGCCCCGGGTGAGGTGATCATTGCGGTGGGCTTCGACCCCAACACCATGGGTGTCTACGCTGGCAATGATGTCGCCGCCGAACTGGGTGTTGCCGAACCGGAGCGCTACAGCGGCATCAACGACGCCATGCGTCCCGTGCTGCAGGAGGGCCGGACCGCGGTGGCGATGTACACCGGTGCGCAGTCCGTCGCGGATACCTCGGTGGTCACCGTACCGGAGGAGACCAACTGGTGGGTTGTCGGAGGTGTCGTGGGTGGCATCGCCGCCGCCGGGGCCGGAGCAGTGGGTGTGGGCGTGGCCGCCAGCCGGAAAAACAAGGCGAAGAAGGCGCGTGAGAATTTCGATTACGCCCAGAAACACTACGGTCAGACCGCGCAGCAGCTCGATGGCATCAATATCCGCGCCCATTCGCTCACGTCCCCCCTGGCCGATGATGAGCTACGACGCCAGTGGGATGATGTGCACACCCGTTTCCTGGAGGTCAATGACTCCTTCGGATCCTTCGGGGACCTGTCCGCATCCTCCGATGACAAGGCGTTTCTCGCCCACGCGGATGAACTGGAGAAGGTCAGCACCACGGTCACCCAGATGGAGACCGCCCAGAAGAACATCGACACCCTCTACGACATGGAACACGGCGATGAGGGGGTCCGCCGACGTGAGCTGACCCGCCTGCGGGAAGACATCCAGGAGGCGCGACTGGAGATCAACGACAAGGATTCCGTCCTGGATGACACCCTGCGTGAACTGATCACCCGCATCGAGGGCATGTCCACCGCATCACCCACCTTCATGGATGAGTACGCACGCGTGATCCGCGACTACGGAGCCGCCCTCACCGGTGTGGAGAACCACATGGAGCAGGTCAAACGCACCGAACACGCCACCCCAACCATCTACGACAACGACTGGCGGGTCGGCACCGGCTACAACTCATTCGTACCCTTCTACATGATCAGCACCTGGCACGCGGCGGATGTCAGCGCAGCCTCCGCCGCTTCATCCTCATCCGGCTCATCCAGCTCCACCTTCAGCAGTGGCTTCTCCGGCGCTGGCGGCGGCTCCAGCTGGTGA
- a CDS encoding phosphatase PAP2 family protein, with protein sequence MSAIDQGILDFFIHHRVEVLNPVVVVFTILTGPTLVWIYSLITAVVMRTAFPPLAVGAANLLSHVLKRVIERPRPDVSIHLVVETKYSMPSGHAVGAAAFAIAMTLLIRQWWVLILWLVALLIGVSRLYVGVHWPSDLLVGWVVGVVTVLVVHRVYVGVTSWSRRQRRRSHC encoded by the coding sequence ATGAGCGCTATCGATCAGGGCATCCTCGACTTCTTCATCCACCACCGCGTGGAGGTGCTGAACCCGGTGGTCGTCGTGTTCACAATCCTCACCGGCCCAACATTGGTGTGGATCTACTCCCTGATCACCGCCGTGGTCATGCGCACAGCCTTCCCGCCCCTGGCAGTCGGAGCTGCGAATCTGCTGAGCCATGTTCTGAAGAGGGTCATTGAACGCCCCCGGCCCGATGTCTCCATTCATCTGGTAGTCGAGACGAAATACTCCATGCCCTCCGGGCATGCCGTGGGGGCGGCGGCATTCGCCATAGCGATGACCCTGCTGATCCGCCAGTGGTGGGTGCTCATCCTGTGGCTGGTGGCCCTGCTCATCGGCGTGTCACGGTTGTATGTGGGTGTGCACTGGCCGAGTGATCTGCTGGTCGGGTGGGTGGTGGGTGTGGTGACCGTGTTGGTGGTACATCGGGTTTATGTCGGGGTCACCAGCTGGAGCCGCCGCCAGCGCCGGAGAAGCCACTGCTGA